In Streptantibioticus cattleyicolor NRRL 8057 = DSM 46488, a genomic segment contains:
- a CDS encoding recombinase family protein: MTALPPLAFVYDRHLSGPRAQLAVRARTCADYADRRGWEVGGWFVDTGDAALTLNHRPNFERLMRALVGVEEGRVRVCLVLDWDRFSSDRAKRDILVRRLVGLGARVETCFGECVVPGGRAGSVVPR; the protein is encoded by the coding sequence ATGACTGCTCTTCCCCCACTCGCCTTCGTCTACGACCGGCATCTCTCCGGTCCCCGAGCCCAACTCGCCGTCCGGGCGCGGACCTGCGCCGACTACGCCGACCGGCGGGGCTGGGAGGTCGGCGGGTGGTTCGTGGACACCGGGGACGCGGCGTTGACGTTGAATCACCGGCCGAATTTCGAGCGGTTGATGCGGGCGCTCGTGGGGGTGGAGGAGGGGCGGGTGCGGGTGTGTCTGGTGCTGGACTGGGACCGGTTCAGCAGTGACCGGGCGAAGCGGGACATCCTGGTGCGGCGGTTGGTGGGGTTGGGGGCGCGGGTGGAGACGTGTTTCGGCGAGTGCGTCGTGCCCGGGGGCCGGGCGGGATCGGTCGTGCCGCGATGA
- a CDS encoding tRNA-binding protein, translating into MTNEQRKPDCDPTGFFDADIRVGRVLSVEEFPEARKPAYKLKADFGPVGILQTSAQITNYRPEDLKDRLVIGVVNLGRKRIAGFTSEFLVLGSYDADGLVHLLSPEDSATPGDVIG; encoded by the coding sequence ATGACCAACGAACAGCGCAAGCCGGACTGCGACCCCACGGGCTTCTTCGACGCCGACATCCGGGTGGGCCGGGTGCTGTCGGTCGAGGAGTTCCCCGAGGCCCGCAAGCCCGCCTACAAGCTCAAGGCCGACTTCGGCCCCGTCGGCATCCTCCAGACCAGCGCCCAGATCACCAACTACCGCCCCGAAGACCTCAAGGACCGCCTCGTCATCGGCGTGGTCAACCTCGGCCGCAAGCGCATCGCCGGCTTCACCAGCGAATTCCTGGTCCTCGGCTCCTACGACGCCGACGGCCTGGTCCACCTCCTCTCCCCCGAGGACTCGGCCACCCCCGGCGACGTCATCGGCTGA
- a CDS encoding S-methyl-5'-thioadenosine phosphorylase: protein MTGPTPPPDDDQAAGIGVIGGSGFYSLLADAREVKVDTPYGPPSDVVSVGTVAGRTVAFLPRHGRDHAFPPHRINYRANLWALRSLGVRQILAPCAVGSLRRDLPPGSVVVPDQLVDRTSGRVQTYFDSGALHAQFADPYCADGRAAAVRAATATGTAATDGGTMVVVEGPRFSTRAESRWFAAAGWSLVNMTGHPEAVLARELAMCYTSLALVTDFDAGIDAAESVAQEEVFAVFARNIERLRGIVLEAVALLPEQRRCRCATALDGLYIPFDLP from the coding sequence ATGACCGGACCGACCCCGCCCCCCGACGACGACCAGGCCGCCGGGATAGGCGTCATCGGCGGCAGCGGCTTCTACTCGCTGCTCGCCGACGCCCGCGAGGTGAAGGTCGACACGCCCTACGGCCCGCCGTCCGACGTCGTCTCGGTGGGCACCGTGGCCGGCCGAACGGTGGCCTTCCTGCCCCGGCACGGCCGCGACCACGCGTTCCCCCCGCACCGGATCAACTACCGGGCCAACCTGTGGGCGCTGCGCTCGCTCGGCGTCCGCCAGATCCTCGCCCCCTGCGCCGTCGGCTCGCTCCGCCGCGACCTGCCGCCGGGCAGCGTCGTCGTCCCCGACCAACTGGTGGACCGCACCAGCGGCCGGGTGCAGACCTACTTCGACTCCGGCGCGCTGCACGCGCAGTTCGCCGACCCCTACTGCGCCGACGGACGCGCCGCCGCCGTCCGGGCCGCGACCGCCACCGGCACCGCCGCCACCGACGGCGGCACCATGGTGGTCGTCGAGGGCCCGCGCTTCTCCACCCGCGCCGAGTCCCGGTGGTTCGCCGCCGCCGGCTGGTCCCTGGTGAACATGACCGGCCACCCCGAGGCCGTACTCGCCCGCGAACTCGCCATGTGCTACACCTCGTTGGCCCTCGTCACCGACTTCGACGCGGGGATCGACGCCGCGGAGAGCGTGGCTCAGGAGGAGGTCTTCGCGGTGTTCGCACGCAACATCGAGCGGCTGCGTGGCATCGTGCTGGAGGCCGTCGCGCTCCTGCCCGAGCAGCGCCGGTGCCGGTGCGCCACCGCCCTCGACGGCCTCTACATCCCCTTCGACCTGCCCTGA
- the mtnC gene encoding acireductone synthase, with protein MTPGALTVRADAVVLDIEGTTGSARHVHDVLFPYARARLGPWFAARRGTREHAELLEAVREFAGDPALDEAAAVAALTAWSDADVKAPPLKAVQARIWAAGYADATLTGHVYPDVPGALERWRRAGIARYVYSSGAEPAQRAWFRHSGRGDLTVLLDGYFDLASAGGKKEPDSYRAITAAIGVPAKRTVFLSDVTAELDAAAAAGWHTVGVARAPERPPTGTAHPWITTLDATALTGPHHHEAGTA; from the coding sequence ATGACCCCGGGCGCCCTCACCGTACGGGCGGACGCCGTGGTCCTCGACATCGAGGGCACCACCGGCTCCGCCCGCCATGTGCACGATGTGCTCTTCCCCTACGCCCGGGCCCGTCTCGGCCCCTGGTTCGCCGCCCGTCGCGGCACCCGGGAGCACGCCGAACTGCTGGAGGCGGTACGGGAGTTCGCGGGCGACCCGGCGCTCGACGAGGCGGCGGCCGTGGCCGCGCTGACCGCCTGGAGCGACGCCGACGTCAAGGCCCCGCCGCTCAAGGCCGTCCAGGCCCGCATCTGGGCGGCCGGCTACGCCGACGCCACCCTCACCGGCCACGTCTACCCCGACGTCCCCGGCGCGCTGGAACGGTGGCGGCGGGCCGGCATCGCCCGGTACGTCTACTCCTCCGGCGCCGAACCCGCCCAGCGCGCCTGGTTCCGGCACAGCGGCCGGGGCGACCTGACCGTACTGCTCGACGGCTACTTCGACCTGGCCAGTGCCGGCGGCAAGAAGGAACCGGACTCCTACCGGGCGATCACCGCTGCCATCGGCGTCCCCGCGAAGCGCACCGTCTTCCTCAGCGACGTCACCGCCGAACTGGACGCCGCCGCCGCGGCCGGCTGGCACACCGTCGGCGTGGCCCGCGCCCCCGAGCGGCCCCCCACCGGCACCGCCCACCCCTGGATCACCACCCTGGACGCCACGGCCCTGACCGGCCCCCACCACCACGAGGCAGGCACAGCATGA
- a CDS encoding 1,2-dihydroxy-3-keto-5-methylthiopentene dioxygenase — MTLLQVMPEDAPGTVLLRTRDEAAIADALAARGVRLRHWPTRGPVTEGTTGDDVLARYRAEVDALCAAEALRLVDVAQLLPEDTEEWRKRAADARGAFLEEHRHAENEIRFFAHGTGCFYLHLDDRVYAVVCEAGDLLSVPAGTRHWFDMGPVPEFCAIRFFEEEDGWVGDFTGDPIAGRFPRLDDLLAAAG, encoded by the coding sequence ATGACCCTGCTCCAGGTGATGCCCGAGGACGCCCCCGGCACCGTGCTGCTGCGCACCCGGGACGAGGCCGCCATCGCCGACGCCCTCGCCGCCCGCGGGGTACGGCTGCGCCACTGGCCGACCCGCGGCCCGGTCACCGAGGGCACCACCGGCGACGACGTGCTCGCCCGGTACCGCGCCGAGGTGGACGCGCTCTGCGCCGCCGAGGCACTGCGCCTGGTCGACGTCGCCCAGCTGCTGCCGGAGGACACCGAGGAATGGCGCAAGCGGGCCGCCGACGCGCGCGGCGCCTTCCTGGAGGAGCACCGCCACGCCGAGAACGAGATCCGCTTCTTCGCACACGGCACCGGCTGCTTCTACCTGCACCTGGACGACCGGGTGTACGCGGTGGTGTGCGAGGCCGGCGACCTGCTGTCGGTGCCGGCCGGCACCCGGCACTGGTTCGACATGGGCCCGGTGCCCGAGTTCTGCGCCATCCGCTTCTTCGAGGAGGAGGACGGCTGGGTGGGCGACTTCACCGGCGACCCGATCGCCGGCCGCTTCCCCCGCCTGGACGACCTGCTGGCGGCGGCCGGATGA
- a CDS encoding bifunctional S-methyl-5-thioribose-1-phosphate isomerase/methylthioribulose 1-phosphate dehydratase, translated as MPRRATTPSLTWDDGAILTVDQRYLPHEHRTLRLTTVHQLVDAIKTLAIRGAPAIGLAGALGVALSAYRHHTADGLDEAAVRADAERIAAARPTAVNLSWAVRHVLTRLPEGPRALLAEATALLAQDVAAGRAAVTRAADLVESLTPDRPLRVLTHCNTGRLATAATGTALGAILELADRGRIAEVLVDETRPLLQGARLTAWELGEAEVPYRLCVDSAAPAAMAGGLVDCVLVGADRIAANGDVANKIGTYALAVAAARHRIPFVVVAPESTWDRELADGTGIVVEERDPAEVTSVLGTPVAPAGARVHNPAFDVTPGDLVTAIVSEHAVVRPYATRGRLATELAAFSRELYQRGWMPGTSGNLSVRLPGSDGLALITASGRDKGSLTAADVVAVRVATDEVAEETALRASAETAIHTAVYRATGAAAVIHVHAPYATAVARRHGGRSLVTTVELARFELLKGLGLADPSRTALPVFPNWPDVTRIARDVAAHLADHPQGPPALLLTDHGVTVWGATLAEARNRLECLEAICHQLALDAAGPGVTG; from the coding sequence ATGCCCCGGCGTGCCACCACCCCGTCGCTCACCTGGGACGACGGCGCCATCCTCACCGTCGACCAGCGCTACCTGCCGCACGAGCACCGCACCCTGCGGCTGACCACCGTCCACCAACTCGTCGACGCCATCAAGACGTTGGCCATCCGCGGCGCCCCCGCCATCGGGCTGGCCGGCGCCCTCGGCGTCGCCCTGTCCGCGTACCGGCACCACACCGCGGACGGGCTCGACGAGGCCGCGGTCCGCGCCGACGCCGAGCGGATCGCCGCCGCCCGCCCCACCGCCGTCAACCTCTCCTGGGCCGTACGCCACGTCCTGACCCGGCTCCCCGAGGGGCCGCGGGCCCTCCTCGCCGAGGCCACCGCCCTGCTGGCCCAGGACGTGGCGGCCGGCCGCGCCGCCGTCACCCGCGCCGCCGACCTGGTCGAATCCCTCACCCCCGACCGCCCGTTGCGGGTGCTGACGCACTGCAACACCGGCCGGCTGGCCACCGCCGCCACCGGCACCGCGCTCGGCGCGATTCTGGAGCTGGCCGACCGCGGCCGGATCGCGGAGGTGCTGGTGGACGAGACCCGGCCGCTCCTCCAGGGCGCCCGGCTCACCGCCTGGGAGCTGGGCGAGGCCGAGGTGCCCTACCGGCTGTGCGTGGACTCCGCCGCGCCTGCCGCGATGGCCGGCGGACTGGTCGACTGCGTCCTGGTCGGCGCCGACCGGATCGCCGCCAACGGCGACGTGGCCAACAAGATCGGCACCTACGCCCTCGCGGTGGCCGCCGCCCGCCACCGCATACCCTTCGTCGTCGTCGCCCCCGAGTCCACCTGGGACCGCGAACTCGCCGACGGCACCGGCATCGTGGTCGAGGAACGCGACCCCGCCGAGGTCACCTCGGTGCTCGGCACCCCGGTCGCCCCGGCCGGCGCCCGCGTCCACAACCCCGCCTTCGACGTCACCCCGGGCGACCTGGTCACCGCCATCGTCTCCGAACACGCCGTGGTGCGCCCGTACGCCACCCGGGGCCGCCTCGCCACCGAACTGGCCGCCTTCTCCCGCGAGTTGTACCAACGCGGCTGGATGCCCGGCACCTCCGGCAACCTGTCGGTGCGGCTGCCCGGCTCCGACGGACTGGCGCTGATCACCGCCAGCGGCCGGGACAAGGGCTCGCTCACCGCCGCCGACGTGGTCGCGGTGCGCGTCGCCACCGACGAGGTCGCCGAGGAGACCGCGTTGCGGGCCTCCGCCGAGACCGCGATCCACACCGCCGTCTACCGGGCCACCGGCGCGGCGGCCGTCATCCACGTGCACGCCCCCTACGCCACCGCCGTCGCCCGCCGGCACGGTGGCCGGTCCCTGGTCACCACGGTGGAGCTGGCCCGCTTCGAACTCCTCAAGGGCCTCGGCCTGGCCGACCCCTCCCGTACCGCCCTGCCGGTCTTCCCCAACTGGCCGGACGTCACCCGGATCGCCCGCGACGTCGCCGCCCACCTCGCCGACCACCCGCAGGGCCCGCCCGCCCTGCTCCTGACCGACCACGGCGTCACCGTGTGGGGCGCCACCCTGGCCGAGGCCCGCAACCGGCTCGAATGCCTGGAAGCCATCTGCCACCAGCTCGCCCTGGACGCCGCCGGCCCCGGGGTGACCGGATGA
- a CDS encoding class I SAM-dependent methyltransferase: protein MTADDAPATRDSQSFYRDGGAGAIMRAAHFPDELLSFLQMEGLAVLDAASRNGCDSLVELGCYDGRSLEVARAAGIGYLGVDVSHGAVAALERRIADEGLTGRAAGVVGDILCPDGWRSAVPGRRPLQLLPFNLAGNLAEPEKAVAGLREVGELAVISVFNDEPWTTEVRRAYYTACGITVLEEVRGAYGGVLFRGVGGFRSQSFGTEGMAALLDAAGASAVGTRTNRLGRCVTVRFG from the coding sequence GTGACCGCCGACGACGCCCCCGCCACCCGCGACTCGCAGTCGTTCTACCGGGACGGGGGCGCGGGGGCCATCATGCGTGCCGCGCACTTCCCGGACGAGCTGCTGTCGTTCCTCCAGATGGAGGGGCTCGCGGTGCTGGACGCCGCCTCCCGCAACGGCTGCGACAGCCTGGTGGAACTGGGCTGCTACGACGGGCGTTCGCTGGAGGTGGCCCGCGCCGCCGGCATCGGCTACCTGGGCGTGGACGTCAGCCACGGCGCCGTCGCCGCGCTGGAACGCCGGATCGCCGACGAGGGGCTGACCGGACGGGCCGCCGGGGTCGTCGGCGACATCCTGTGTCCCGACGGATGGCGTTCCGCGGTGCCGGGCCGCCGTCCGTTGCAGTTGCTGCCGTTCAACCTGGCCGGCAACCTCGCCGAGCCGGAGAAGGCGGTGGCCGGGCTGCGCGAGGTCGGCGAGCTGGCCGTGATCTCCGTCTTCAACGACGAACCCTGGACCACCGAGGTGCGCCGCGCCTACTACACGGCCTGCGGGATCACCGTGCTGGAGGAGGTCCGGGGCGCCTACGGCGGCGTGCTCTTCCGGGGGGTGGGCGGCTTCCGGTCGCAGTCCTTCGGCACCGAGGGCATGGCCGCGCTGCTGGACGCCGCCGGGGCGAGCGCCGTCGGGACACGGACCAATAGACTCGGGCGGTGCGTCACCGTGCGGTTCGGCTGA
- the ccrA gene encoding crotonyl-CoA carboxylase/reductase, which yields MRHVLDAIRAGDATAADFAALRLPESYRAVTLHADEADMFEGMAGADKDPRKSLHLDEVPVPELGPGEALVAVMASSVNYNTVWSAIFEPLPTFTFLQRYGRTSPLAARHDLPYHVIGSDLAGVVLRTGPGVNAWKPGDEVVAHCLSVELESADGHDDTMLDPEQRIWGFETNFGGLAEIALVKSNQLMPKPKHLTWEEAAAPGLVNSTAYRQLVSRNGAAMKQGDNVLIWGASGGLGSYATQFALAGGATPICVVSSPAKADICRAMGAEAVIDRTAEDYRFWKDEHTQDPREWKRFGKRIRELTGGEDVDIVFEHPGRETFGASVYVTRKGGTIVTCASTSGYNHEYDNRYLWMSLKRIIGSHFANYREAWEANRLIAKGKIHPTLSRTYRLEDTGQAAHDVHRNVHQGKVGVLCLAPEEGMGVRDHETRAKHIDAIDLFRDASAERTEKHSRDASAERTEKHSRDASAERTEKHSRDAPNAPAERTVQR from the coding sequence GTGAGGCACGTGCTCGACGCGATACGGGCGGGCGACGCCACGGCCGCCGACTTCGCCGCGCTGCGACTCCCCGAGTCCTACCGGGCGGTGACGCTCCACGCCGACGAGGCCGACATGTTCGAGGGGATGGCCGGCGCCGACAAGGACCCGCGCAAGTCGCTCCACCTCGACGAGGTGCCGGTGCCCGAACTCGGCCCGGGCGAGGCCCTGGTGGCCGTCATGGCCAGCTCCGTCAACTACAACACCGTGTGGAGCGCGATCTTCGAGCCGCTGCCCACCTTCACCTTCCTCCAGCGCTACGGCAGGACCTCCCCGCTCGCCGCCCGCCACGACCTCCCCTACCACGTCATCGGTTCCGATCTGGCCGGGGTGGTGCTGCGTACCGGTCCCGGGGTGAACGCCTGGAAGCCCGGGGACGAGGTGGTGGCGCACTGTCTGTCGGTGGAGCTGGAGTCGGCCGACGGGCATGACGACACGATGCTCGACCCCGAGCAGCGGATCTGGGGGTTCGAGACCAACTTCGGCGGTCTGGCCGAGATCGCGCTGGTGAAGTCCAACCAGCTGATGCCCAAGCCGAAGCATCTGACCTGGGAGGAGGCCGCCGCCCCCGGCCTGGTCAACTCCACCGCCTACCGCCAGCTGGTCTCCCGCAACGGCGCCGCCATGAAGCAGGGCGACAACGTCCTGATCTGGGGCGCCAGCGGCGGCCTGGGCTCCTACGCCACCCAGTTCGCCCTGGCCGGCGGCGCCACCCCCATCTGCGTGGTCTCCTCCCCCGCCAAGGCCGACATCTGCCGCGCCATGGGCGCCGAAGCCGTCATCGACCGCACCGCCGAGGACTACCGTTTCTGGAAGGACGAACACACCCAGGACCCCAGGGAGTGGAAGCGCTTCGGCAAGCGCATCCGCGAACTGACCGGCGGCGAGGACGTCGACATCGTCTTCGAACACCCCGGCCGCGAGACCTTCGGCGCCTCGGTCTACGTCACCCGCAAGGGCGGCACCATCGTCACCTGCGCCTCCACCTCCGGCTACAACCACGAATACGACAACCGCTACCTGTGGATGTCCCTCAAGCGCATCATCGGCTCCCACTTCGCCAACTACCGCGAAGCCTGGGAAGCCAACCGCCTCATCGCCAAGGGCAAGATCCACCCCACCCTCTCCAGGACCTACCGCCTGGAAGACACCGGCCAGGCCGCCCACGACGTCCACCGCAACGTCCACCAGGGCAAGGTCGGCGTCCTGTGCCTCGCCCCCGAAGAAGGCATGGGCGTCCGCGACCACGAGACACGCGCCAAGCACATCGACGCCATCGACCTGTTCCGTGACGCGTCAGCGGAGCGGACCGAAAAGCACAGCCGTGACGCGTCAGCGGAGCGGACCGAAAAGCACAGCCGTGACGCGTCAGCGGAGCGGACCGAAAAGCACAGCCGTGACGCGCCGAACGCGCCCGCGGAGCGGACCGTACAGCGATGA
- a CDS encoding cytochrome P450, with translation MSKQAPLVAGHPLLGSLPDLRDDTLGAYLRARRDHGDVVRFEAGPPGLRASLYAVFSADGVQQILGTEASNFRKENDVYTEIRESIGNGLLTSQDEEYIRQRRMIQPLFTRRRVDAYAGAVHDEATATAHRWTTASGNVVDVVPEMAEFALRSVTRILFGSDIESAVDVVRRNFPVIGESVLRRGVAPLRIPRTWPTPANRRTATAQRELYAICDRIIAERTAAGHDDSGDMISLLIGARDEDGSALDADSVRDQVLVFLLAGHETTATALAFGLHLLARHPDAQHAARAEVDAVLDGRPASAADLERLPYLTRVFKEAMRLYPSVAIMGRRSVADSEVCGFHIPGGSDVYVSPWVTQRHPDYWENPDAFDPDRFAPDLEAARPRYAWFPFGGGPRSCIGQYFAMLEGIIGLATFLQSYEFAAVDAEVPLELGMTMRAAGPARVRLTRRPSSGEAAA, from the coding sequence ATGAGCAAGCAGGCGCCGTTGGTCGCCGGCCATCCACTGCTCGGATCACTGCCCGACCTGCGCGACGACACTCTGGGTGCCTACCTCAGAGCCCGCCGGGACCACGGCGACGTGGTCCGGTTCGAGGCCGGTCCACCCGGACTGCGGGCGAGCCTGTACGCGGTGTTCTCGGCCGACGGCGTGCAGCAGATACTCGGCACCGAGGCGTCGAACTTCCGCAAGGAGAACGACGTCTACACCGAGATACGCGAATCGATCGGAAATGGCCTGCTGACCAGCCAGGACGAGGAGTACATCCGGCAACGCCGGATGATTCAGCCACTGTTCACCCGCCGCCGGGTGGACGCCTACGCGGGCGCCGTACACGATGAGGCGACGGCCACCGCGCACCGCTGGACGACCGCCTCCGGAAACGTCGTGGACGTCGTTCCGGAAATGGCCGAATTCGCGCTGCGCAGCGTCACCCGTATTCTTTTCGGCTCCGACATCGAATCCGCGGTGGACGTGGTCCGCCGCAATTTCCCGGTGATCGGCGAGAGCGTGCTGCGGCGCGGGGTGGCACCGCTGCGCATCCCGCGGACCTGGCCCACCCCGGCCAACCGGCGCACCGCGACCGCCCAGCGCGAGCTGTACGCGATCTGCGACCGCATCATCGCCGAGCGCACCGCGGCCGGCCACGACGACTCGGGCGACATGATCAGCCTGCTGATCGGGGCCCGGGACGAGGACGGGTCGGCGCTGGACGCGGACTCCGTCCGGGACCAGGTGCTGGTCTTCCTGCTGGCCGGCCACGAGACCACGGCCACCGCGCTCGCCTTCGGCCTCCACCTGCTGGCCCGCCACCCGGACGCGCAGCACGCGGCGCGCGCCGAGGTGGACGCGGTGCTGGACGGACGGCCGGCGAGCGCCGCCGACCTGGAGCGGCTGCCCTATCTGACCAGGGTGTTCAAGGAGGCCATGCGGCTGTATCCGTCGGTGGCCATCATGGGCCGCCGCAGCGTGGCCGACAGCGAGGTGTGCGGCTTCCACATCCCCGGCGGCTCCGACGTCTACGTCAGCCCCTGGGTGACCCAGCGCCACCCCGACTACTGGGAGAACCCGGACGCGTTCGATCCCGACCGGTTCGCCCCCGATCTGGAGGCGGCCCGGCCACGGTACGCCTGGTTCCCGTTCGGCGGCGGCCCGCGGTCGTGCATCGGACAGTACTTCGCGATGCTGGAGGGCATCATCGGACTCGCCACCTTCCTTCAGTCCTACGAGTTCGCCGCGGTCGACGCCGAGGTGCCGCTGGAACTGGGCATGACGATGCGGGCCGCGGGCCCGGCCCGGGTACGGCTCACCCGCCGCCCGAGCAGCGGGGAGGCCGCGGCGTGA